The DNA segment CCAAGATCGAGGAGATGCTGGCATGAGCAAGAATTTCAATCAGGAGCGTTTGCTCCAGGTGCTGGTCGCGCCGCAAATCTCGGAAAAGGCGACTTACCTTGCCGACAAGAACGAGCAGGTTGTGTTTATTGTCACGCCCGATGCCACCAAGCCCGAGATCAAGGCGGCCGTCGAACTGCTGTTCAAGGTCGAGGTCAAGTCGGTCCAGGTGGCCAACCTCAAGGGCAAGAAAAAGCGCTTTGGCCGCTTCATGGGCAGTCGCAGCGATGTCAGGAAGGCATTCGTCTGCCTCAAACCCGGACAGGAAATCAACTTTACCGAAGGGGGGGCTGCGTAAATGGCACTGGTCAAACTCAAGCCCACTTCGCCCGGTCGTCGCGGCGTCGTCAGGGTCGTCAACGCGCATTTGCACAAGGGTCGTCCGCACGATGCGCTGACCGAATCGCAGATCAGCAAGGCCGGGCGCAACACGCACGGCCACATCACGACGCGGCACAAGGGTGGCGGCCACAAGCAGCAGTATCGCGTGGTCGACT comes from the Georgfuchsia toluolica genome and includes:
- the rplW gene encoding 50S ribosomal protein L23, whose translation is MSKNFNQERLLQVLVAPQISEKATYLADKNEQVVFIVTPDATKPEIKAAVELLFKVEVKSVQVANLKGKKKRFGRFMGSRSDVRKAFVCLKPGQEINFTEGGAA